In Elaeis guineensis isolate ETL-2024a chromosome 1, EG11, whole genome shotgun sequence, a genomic segment contains:
- the LOC140852631 gene encoding AT-hook motif nuclear-localized protein 27-like produces MAGMDSGSGGGGGGSSRYLHHLLHPPQPQQPPPPPPHDQPATSNPSPEENPKASPDEGASRDQPTTSAGPTRRPRGRPPGSKNKPKPPIIITRDSPNALRSHVLEVASGADVVESVTEYARRRGRGVCVLSGGGSVANVSLRQPGAPPPGSVVATLRGRFEILSLTGTVLPPPAPPGAGGMTVFLAGGQGQVVGGSVVGPLVAAGPVMLMTATFANAVYERLPLEGEDEAASAAAVAQLRQTSASQSSAVTGGGGEGGGSVGDGGVPFYNLGASVGNYHFSGDAYVWGGGGVRPPFLS; encoded by the coding sequence ATGGCTGGAATGGATTCCGGCAGCGGTGGTGGCGGCGGCGGCTCCTCTCGCTACCTCCACCACCTCCTCCACCCACCGCAGCCACAGCAACCGCCGCCGCCACCACCGCACGACCAACCAGCAACATCTAACCCCTCGCCAGAGGAAAACCCAAAGGCCTCCCCCGACGAAGGTGCCAGCAGAGACCAGCCCACCACCTCCGCCGGGCCGACCCGCCGCCCGCGCGGTCGGCCGCCGGGGTCGAAGAACAAGCCGAAGCCGCCGATAATAATCACGCGCGACAGCCCCAACGCCCTCCGCTCTCACGTGCTGGAGGTGGCCAGCGGCGCCGACGTGGTGGAGAGCGTGACGGAGTATGCGCGGCGGCGGGGAAGGGGGGTATGCGTGCTGAGCGGTGGCGGCTCGGTGGCGAACGTGTCGCTCCGGCAGCCGGGGGCGCCTCCGCCTGGCAGCGTGGTGGCAACGCTGAGGGGGCGGTTCGAGATCCTCTCGCTGACGGGGACGGTGCTGCCGCCGCCGGCGCCGCCGGGGGCGGGGGGGATGACGGTATTCCTGGCCGGTGGGCAGGGGCAGGTGGTAGGGGGCAGCGTGGTGGGCCCGCTGGTGGCTGCGGGGCCGGTGATGCTGATGACCGCCACGTTCGCCAACGCCGTTTACGAGCGGCTGCCGCTGGAGGGGGAGGATGAGGCGGCATCGGCGGCGGCGGTGGCGCAGTTGCGGCAGACGTCGGCGTCCCAGAGTTCTGCAGTCACCGGGGGCGGTGGTGAGGGTGGTGGAAGTGTCGGGGATGGCGGTGTCCCATTCTATAATTTGGGTGCAAGTGTGGGGAATTATCACTTCTCGGGGGATGCTTATGTGTGGGGTGGAGGTGGGGTTAGGCCACCTTTTTTATCCTGA